The Armatimonadota bacterium genome contains a region encoding:
- a CDS encoding alpha-ketoacid dehydrogenase subunit beta has translation MQEMTYRDALRQCIIEEMDADPEVFVMGEDIGRYQGTFRVTQGLFEKYGGDRIIDTPIVEPGFTGIAIGAAMTGLRPIVEMMTMSFSILALDQIINHAAKIHYMTGGQASVPLVVRGPGGAANQLSAQHSHSIEGWYAHVPGLKVVAPATAEDAYGMLRTAIRDNNPVIFTENPGLYSIKGEVNIGEGVSVLFGKARIAREGTDITLVAYSRMVHVSLAAAEKLAEEGISCEVVDVRSLLPLDTETIFNSVRKTHRAAVVYEDWKSGGFGSEIASRINENCFDDLDAPVGRVGGLNVPMPYTRNLELECIPNDSDVIDAIRKLI, from the coding sequence ATTCAAGAAATGACTTATCGTGACGCTCTGCGTCAATGCATCATCGAAGAAATGGATGCCGATCCTGAAGTGTTCGTCATGGGCGAAGACATCGGGCGATATCAAGGCACCTTCCGCGTGACCCAAGGATTGTTCGAAAAATACGGCGGAGATCGAATCATCGATACTCCGATCGTTGAACCTGGTTTCACCGGTATTGCCATTGGTGCGGCGATGACTGGGCTTCGTCCAATTGTCGAAATGATGACGATGTCGTTCAGCATCCTTGCTCTCGACCAGATCATCAACCACGCTGCAAAGATTCACTATATGACCGGCGGTCAGGCCAGTGTGCCTCTCGTCGTTCGTGGTCCTGGCGGCGCCGCTAATCAGCTCAGTGCTCAACACAGCCACTCGATCGAGGGATGGTATGCGCACGTTCCAGGCTTGAAGGTCGTGGCACCAGCAACGGCAGAAGACGCCTACGGAATGCTCCGAACTGCGATTCGCGACAACAACCCAGTGATCTTCACCGAAAACCCGGGTCTGTATAGCATCAAGGGAGAAGTGAACATTGGCGAAGGTGTCTCCGTTCTGTTCGGCAAGGCGCGAATCGCCCGCGAGGGTACCGACATCACTTTGGTGGCCTATAGCCGAATGGTGCATGTTTCACTCGCTGCGGCAGAAAAGCTGGCCGAAGAAGGCATTTCCTGCGAAGTTGTAGATGTCCGATCTCTGCTTCCACTGGATACCGAAACGATCTTCAATAGCGTTCGAAAGACACATCGAGCAGCCGTTGTCTATGAAGATTGGAAGAGCGGTGGATTCGGCTCTGAGATCGCAAGCAGGATCAACGAAAACTGCTTCGATGATCTCGATGCGCCGGTTGGACGTGTCGGAGGACTCAATGTCCCGATGCCGTACACTCGAAACCTCGAGCTGGAGTGCATTCCGAACGATTCCGACGTGATTGACGCGATTCGTAAGCTAATCTAA
- a CDS encoding M20/M25/M40 family metallo-hydrolase translates to MSKTELMVNEQRLVKLFKDLVLINAPALQEKECFDFVRAELETMGLEVWEDDAGSQIGGNCNNLIAVLRGNDSSAPKIFFSAHLDTVEPTAGLKLVEKDGVIYSDGTTILGADDKAGMAPAIECIRLLQQHKPAHGDVYLLFSVAEEIGLKGAFALKIEDLGLDFGYVLDTGPPVGSFVNRTATHDKLDIEVIGKPAHSGKDPEKGINAIVVAAHAISKMKVGRISPETTSNLGIIEGGTATNVVCPSVRIWAEARSTNVEELDVQTAHMIECFEQAAAQFGTVVNIHHDRHYKAYTVPEESKVIQIAKRASEALGLDPVMRTTLGGSDANAYNAKGVPTIVVATGMDKIHTHQEFVPIKDLVELTKLCYQIVIEAQKA, encoded by the coding sequence ATGTCGAAGACTGAGCTGATGGTAAACGAACAGCGGCTGGTCAAGCTTTTTAAGGACCTCGTGCTGATCAACGCGCCCGCACTCCAGGAAAAGGAGTGTTTCGACTTTGTTCGGGCGGAGTTGGAGACGATGGGTTTGGAAGTTTGGGAAGACGACGCTGGATCCCAAATCGGCGGGAATTGCAACAACTTGATTGCAGTACTTCGCGGCAACGATTCCAGCGCACCGAAAATTTTCTTTTCGGCTCACCTCGACACCGTTGAGCCGACTGCAGGACTCAAATTGGTCGAAAAAGATGGCGTCATCTATTCGGACGGCACGACGATTTTGGGCGCAGACGATAAGGCTGGCATGGCCCCGGCGATCGAGTGCATACGTCTTTTGCAACAGCACAAGCCCGCTCACGGTGATGTCTATCTCCTGTTTTCCGTTGCAGAAGAGATCGGGCTAAAGGGCGCATTCGCGCTAAAGATTGAAGATCTCGGGCTCGATTTCGGATACGTATTGGACACAGGTCCTCCAGTCGGTAGCTTCGTCAACCGCACTGCTACTCACGACAAGCTTGATATTGAGGTGATCGGCAAACCTGCGCATAGCGGCAAAGATCCAGAGAAGGGAATCAACGCCATTGTGGTCGCAGCGCACGCGATTTCAAAGATGAAAGTGGGCAGGATTAGCCCGGAAACAACTTCGAACTTGGGGATCATCGAAGGCGGCACCGCAACCAACGTGGTATGTCCATCAGTTCGTATCTGGGCAGAGGCTCGGAGCACCAATGTCGAAGAGCTTGATGTCCAAACCGCCCACATGATCGAGTGTTTTGAGCAAGCGGCCGCGCAGTTCGGGACAGTGGTCAATATCCACCACGATCGGCACTACAAAGCCTACACGGTGCCAGAAGAATCTAAGGTGATTCAAATCGCAAAGCGTGCGAGCGAGGCTCTTGGCCTAGACCCTGTGATGCGGACGACTTTGGGAGGAAGTGATGCCAATGCCTATAACGCTAAAGGTGTGCCCACCATCGTTGTCGCAACCGGTATGGACAAGATTCACACCCATCAAGAATTCGTGCCTATCAAAGACTTGGTGGAGCTGACAAAGCTCTGTTATCAGATCGTGATTGAGGCACAAAAGGCCTAG
- the pdhA gene encoding pyruvate dehydrogenase (acetyl-transferring) E1 component subunit alpha, translating to MAKPAHINKQESPANLEKYYRQMLEIRAFETRCNQIYRSGKAGGYLHVYIGMEALAVGWINSIKVGYDYVITAYRDHAQPLLMGSDPVKLFAEIMGRKDGYSQGKGGSMHIYDLERNFFGGWGIVGGHTPLGAGLAFAAKYRKEDRVTICYLGDGASNAGVFFETLNMAALWNLPVIFIIENNEFAMGTRLEYHAADTELYKRGLPFGIKSERVDGMDVLQAKEDAQRIVDWVRTNQKPYIVEIMSYRFAGHGAADNDRQLYRTREEEIENEKRDPIARLEKFMKSNNIMTEEKMEAIREEIEDWADAKLEEADKSPFPDVQDVYDHVYTDMEPEKGH from the coding sequence GTGGCGAAACCAGCGCATATCAACAAGCAGGAATCCCCTGCAAACCTCGAAAAATACTACCGACAGATGCTCGAAATCCGAGCATTCGAAACTCGGTGCAACCAGATTTATCGTTCGGGCAAGGCCGGCGGCTACCTCCACGTCTACATCGGCATGGAAGCTCTTGCTGTGGGTTGGATCAACAGCATCAAAGTCGGCTACGACTATGTGATCACCGCCTACCGAGACCACGCCCAGCCATTGCTCATGGGTAGCGATCCAGTGAAACTGTTCGCCGAGATCATGGGCCGCAAGGATGGCTACAGCCAAGGCAAGGGCGGTTCGATGCACATCTATGATCTAGAACGAAACTTCTTTGGCGGATGGGGCATTGTCGGGGGCCACACCCCTCTCGGCGCCGGACTAGCCTTCGCGGCAAAGTATCGCAAAGAAGATCGGGTAACGATTTGCTACCTCGGCGACGGTGCCTCAAACGCGGGCGTGTTCTTTGAAACTTTGAACATGGCGGCTCTTTGGAACCTGCCTGTGATCTTCATCATCGAGAACAACGAATTCGCGATGGGTACTCGGTTGGAATACCACGCCGCAGATACCGAACTGTACAAGCGCGGTTTGCCGTTCGGCATCAAGAGCGAGCGAGTAGACGGTATGGATGTTCTCCAAGCCAAAGAAGATGCCCAGCGCATCGTGGATTGGGTCCGAACCAACCAAAAGCCATACATCGTTGAGATCATGAGCTACCGATTTGCAGGTCACGGCGCGGCGGACAACGATCGCCAGCTCTACCGAACTCGGGAAGAAGAGATCGAGAACGAAAAGCGCGACCCGATCGCCAGACTCGAGAAGTTCATGAAGTCGAACAACATCATGACGGAAGAGAAGATGGAAGCCATCCGAGAGGAGATCGAGGATTGGGCAGACGCCAAGCTCGAAGAGGCCGACAAATCGCCGTTCCCAGATGTCCAAGACGTCTACGACCACGTTTACACCGACATGGAACCGGAGAAGGGCCACTAA
- a CDS encoding outer membrane beta-barrel protein, with protein MKKTLLLTLCGLAALTSTAFAAGNPVGGTVRLGLFRPNDGDTRDVTADSWFGFGLDYKLRDVQFGNSPMKYSYMISLDYLNKSADFGSLSGDMRTMPILFNVVASMDNGFYYMAGAGVAFTRFSGLVLTAPEARGTSSVVTENRTKFAYQVGVGYNLPGQTPLSIDLRYMGNGDKELSGFGLFLGYKF; from the coding sequence ATGAAGAAGACCCTGCTATTAACTTTGTGCGGTTTGGCCGCTTTGACTTCGACCGCGTTCGCCGCAGGTAACCCTGTCGGTGGCACCGTTCGACTTGGACTTTTCCGACCTAACGATGGCGATACACGAGACGTCACCGCTGATTCGTGGTTCGGATTTGGCTTGGATTACAAACTCCGAGATGTACAGTTTGGCAATTCGCCAATGAAGTACTCGTACATGATCTCGCTGGACTATTTGAACAAGTCTGCTGACTTCGGTTCATTGTCGGGCGACATGCGCACCATGCCGATCCTGTTCAACGTAGTCGCTTCAATGGATAACGGCTTCTACTACATGGCCGGCGCCGGTGTCGCGTTTACGCGATTCTCGGGCTTGGTACTCACTGCTCCAGAAGCAAGAGGAACATCCTCGGTTGTCACCGAAAATCGAACCAAGTTCGCTTACCAAGTTGGCGTTGGCTACAACCTTCCTGGTCAAACTCCACTCAGCATTGACTTGCGATACATGGGCAACGGAGACAAGGAACTCAGCGGTTTTGGCCTGTTCCTCGGCTACAAGTTCTAA
- a CDS encoding SIS domain-containing protein, producing MQLGNLMESEILSQPDLLASRSSGYLDQLSSMVGGQKYEMVLIAARGSSDNAALYARYLIEIHLRIPVVLAAPSTLTRYKSDIKYPKCLAIGISQSGAAPDVAEVLARMKAQGHSTLAITNTAGSRMHEEAEHCLLLEAGTEQAVAATKTYSSSLLAMYQLVRALGADLPAPNLPSSSWANLTREAAQEALGPVLRSTILFSLARGYNFSTAQETALKLMECALLPCKSYSTADFQHGPKALAGHGTCALVFGPRPEDIEAQGCLVVSAPEYSDAADSPIAEIFFGQWIALLAARARGLNPDDPRFLSKVTMTL from the coding sequence ATGCAACTTGGCAACCTGATGGAATCTGAGATCTTGTCGCAACCTGATTTGCTCGCGTCGCGATCTTCCGGTTACCTTGACCAGCTTTCATCGATGGTTGGCGGACAAAAGTACGAGATGGTGCTGATTGCCGCGCGGGGTTCTAGCGACAACGCCGCACTCTATGCCCGGTACCTGATCGAGATTCACCTTCGAATTCCAGTCGTGCTTGCCGCACCATCCACACTGACGCGCTACAAGAGTGACATCAAGTATCCGAAATGTCTGGCGATCGGTATTTCTCAATCCGGGGCTGCACCAGATGTGGCCGAGGTTCTCGCCAGGATGAAGGCGCAGGGGCATTCGACTTTAGCCATCACGAACACCGCCGGATCAAGGATGCACGAAGAAGCGGAGCACTGCCTTCTCCTTGAAGCCGGAACAGAGCAAGCCGTTGCCGCGACCAAAACGTATTCTTCTTCCCTTCTGGCGATGTACCAGCTTGTACGCGCTCTGGGGGCAGACCTTCCTGCGCCGAACCTTCCCTCAAGCAGTTGGGCGAACTTGACTCGCGAGGCTGCCCAAGAAGCGCTCGGACCGGTGCTCCGATCCACGATCCTATTCTCTCTGGCCCGCGGATACAACTTCAGCACTGCGCAAGAAACCGCCCTGAAACTCATGGAGTGTGCGCTGTTGCCTTGCAAGAGTTATTCGACGGCGGACTTCCAGCACGGGCCCAAAGCTCTTGCGGGTCACGGCACTTGCGCTTTGGTCTTTGGTCCCCGGCCAGAGGACATCGAAGCACAAGGGTGCTTGGTGGTCAGCGCTCCGGAGTATTCGGATGCCGCAGATTCCCCAATTGCCGAAATCTTCTTTGGGCAATGGATCGCGTTACTCGCGGCTCGCGCTCGAGGACTAAACCCTGACGATCCAAGGTTCCTCAGTAAAGTCACGATGACCCTGTAA
- a CDS encoding acetyl-CoA carboxylase carboxyltransferase subunit alpha has protein sequence MAKSWKEWEKPLLEIDEALAKAKEIAKNCAAEERAAAEERIAYYEQRRDNIIKVMYSRLGAWEKVLVARAEPRPYALDYIGGICTDFVELGGDRRIGDDHAVVGGPAMFNGRPVMILGQQKGRNIQDRQYRNFAMAKPEGYRKAIRLMEMANRCKMPVLSFVDTPAADPGVESESRGISEAIAASILAMFDLEVPSIAVIIGEGGSGGAIGLAAASKVLMQEHAVYSVIPPEGCAAILWRQPAEGAKAAAALRLTAQNALEWGLIDGIINEPFGAAHRDWNEAMSNVKTAVQDAFLSLEGLSGDQIKAQRYEKFRKMGQFVDGLVGTN, from the coding sequence ATGGCAAAAAGTTGGAAAGAATGGGAGAAGCCCCTTCTCGAAATCGACGAAGCTTTGGCCAAAGCCAAGGAGATCGCAAAAAACTGCGCCGCTGAAGAGCGCGCAGCGGCTGAAGAACGAATCGCTTACTACGAGCAACGCCGAGACAACATCATCAAAGTGATGTACAGCAGGCTCGGTGCATGGGAGAAAGTTCTCGTCGCCAGAGCTGAGCCTCGGCCCTATGCACTCGACTACATTGGCGGAATTTGCACCGACTTCGTGGAACTCGGCGGCGATCGCCGAATTGGGGATGACCATGCCGTCGTGGGTGGTCCGGCGATGTTTAACGGTCGCCCCGTGATGATTTTGGGCCAACAAAAGGGCCGCAACATTCAGGATCGGCAGTATCGAAATTTCGCAATGGCCAAGCCTGAAGGGTATCGAAAGGCGATCCGGCTGATGGAGATGGCCAATCGGTGCAAAATGCCGGTTCTCTCGTTTGTTGATACTCCCGCAGCGGACCCTGGTGTCGAAAGCGAATCGCGCGGCATCAGCGAAGCGATTGCCGCCAGCATCCTCGCCATGTTCGACCTGGAAGTTCCAAGCATCGCCGTGATCATCGGTGAAGGCGGTTCCGGTGGCGCGATCGGGCTTGCTGCGGCCAGCAAAGTATTGATGCAAGAGCATGCCGTGTATTCCGTCATCCCGCCAGAAGGTTGCGCCGCAATCCTTTGGCGACAGCCCGCAGAGGGTGCTAAAGCCGCCGCAGCGCTACGCCTTACAGCACAGAACGCATTGGAATGGGGACTGATTGACGGCATCATCAACGAGCCGTTCGGTGCTGCTCACCGAGACTGGAATGAAGCGATGTCTAACGTCAAAACCGCAGTGCAAGATGCGTTTTTGAGCCTAGAAGGACTGAGCGGAGACCAGATCAAAGCGCAGCGATACGAAAAGTTTAGAAAGATGGGCCAATTTGTTGATGGGCTCGTTGGCACAAACTAA
- the secD gene encoding protein translocase subunit SecD, which yields MQSQSQKGYLFLLLVIVLAGLSGWLFQREKFLYGLDVQGGIRLSYGIQFDSDPKKAQEQRDKLPLIRRNLVRILQNRSSGALGVAEPSVQAKGETEFIVEIPGFKNLEEARQVLGSTAKLEAYHATTVVSRSASYRTYTAGGIKKGEDGNYYEVFIDKNNPSKEVVPSDPAYRQMIAGWTKILDGDELAQASIQNLNSGQAIPTFKFSESGARKMGAWSRSVMNRGESLAFVLDGRVISIAPLKDGAVLEGDAVIEGQFEPAYVRNLVELLNAGALPVQLVETSSMTVDPTIGSKALTQMVTAGAVSFAVIGLFLLVYYIFPGFVALVALLLYMLFTLTVLKLTNATFSLAAIAGFILSVGMAVDANILVFERVKEEMRDGRSLMTAVELGFKRAFPAILDSNACTILTSITLSIFGTGPVKGFASTLIIGVAISMFTAVVITRSLLVFLVGSGIGNNPKLFGLERSWFGEKYELTADENPWPIMKGTKKWFLISLVTIIPGLICVGMGGIKPNVEFSGGAEAVFILPANSTATSASITKSFETNGFPGSVVKIASDGTNKLAYATIPPHKGVDLNSEGIREEVGKASGLNAVPSNFSTVGPTVAQETIDNAVKGVVISSLLIVFYLAARFGVALGGLKNGLKFGLSAIGALVHDVLFVVGVAGAVGSIWGWEVSALFITAMLTVIGFSVHDTIVIFDRIRENLHRPQPGETFEHLCDRSVTRSFARSLNTSMTVIATLAILVAFGTATPDLKFFCVTMLAGILSGTYSSIFNATPILWLWDKSTVRRKGETAGFIGAAVQDQARIRAIQNAAVAETAAGNYGTVKRRDRVRDRARKDID from the coding sequence TTGCAGTCACAGTCGCAAAAAGGTTATCTTTTCTTATTACTCGTCATCGTTCTGGCAGGACTCTCCGGCTGGTTGTTCCAGCGCGAGAAGTTTCTGTACGGGCTAGACGTCCAGGGAGGCATTCGCCTTTCTTACGGAATTCAGTTCGATTCCGATCCAAAGAAGGCGCAAGAGCAGCGCGATAAGCTGCCGCTGATCCGCCGTAACTTGGTTCGAATTCTACAAAACCGATCCTCTGGCGCGTTGGGCGTTGCCGAGCCGAGCGTTCAAGCTAAAGGTGAGACTGAATTCATCGTCGAGATTCCAGGCTTTAAGAATCTCGAAGAAGCACGGCAAGTGCTGGGTTCTACCGCGAAACTCGAAGCCTATCACGCGACGACTGTGGTTTCTAGAAGTGCGAGCTATCGAACGTACACTGCTGGCGGAATCAAGAAGGGCGAAGACGGCAACTACTACGAAGTCTTCATCGACAAGAACAACCCGAGTAAGGAAGTCGTCCCTTCGGATCCTGCCTACCGGCAAATGATTGCCGGCTGGACGAAGATTCTGGATGGCGACGAGCTTGCTCAAGCCTCTATTCAAAACTTGAATAGCGGTCAGGCGATTCCGACTTTCAAGTTTAGTGAGTCTGGCGCACGCAAGATGGGGGCATGGTCTCGATCGGTGATGAACCGTGGTGAGAGCCTCGCATTCGTTCTTGACGGTCGCGTGATCAGCATCGCACCATTGAAGGATGGCGCTGTGCTTGAAGGCGATGCCGTCATCGAGGGTCAATTCGAACCCGCCTACGTTCGTAACTTGGTTGAGCTGTTGAATGCTGGTGCGCTTCCAGTTCAGCTCGTCGAAACAAGTTCGATGACGGTGGACCCAACGATCGGTAGCAAGGCACTCACACAGATGGTCACCGCCGGTGCCGTGAGCTTTGCCGTGATCGGCCTGTTCTTGCTGGTGTACTACATCTTCCCAGGATTTGTGGCCTTGGTGGCGTTGTTGCTGTACATGCTGTTCACCCTGACGGTGCTCAAGCTGACCAACGCAACCTTCTCGCTCGCCGCGATTGCTGGCTTTATCCTTTCGGTTGGTATGGCGGTTGACGCCAACATCCTCGTTTTTGAACGGGTGAAGGAAGAAATGCGGGACGGCCGATCGCTCATGACGGCGGTCGAACTCGGATTCAAACGCGCCTTCCCGGCGATTTTGGACTCGAACGCTTGTACGATTCTCACCTCGATTACACTCAGCATTTTCGGCACGGGACCTGTTAAAGGTTTTGCCAGCACGCTGATCATCGGTGTGGCGATTTCGATGTTTACCGCCGTTGTGATCACTCGGTCGCTGCTCGTCTTCTTGGTCGGTTCCGGCATCGGAAACAATCCGAAGCTGTTCGGCTTGGAGCGATCCTGGTTCGGCGAAAAGTACGAGCTGACCGCTGACGAGAATCCTTGGCCGATCATGAAGGGGACCAAGAAGTGGTTCTTGATTTCCTTGGTCACGATCATCCCAGGTCTCATTTGCGTGGGCATGGGCGGCATCAAGCCAAACGTGGAATTCAGCGGTGGCGCTGAAGCTGTGTTCATCCTGCCTGCGAACAGCACGGCAACTTCCGCTTCGATCACAAAGTCATTTGAGACCAATGGATTCCCAGGAAGTGTTGTCAAGATCGCTTCGGACGGAACAAATAAGCTCGCATATGCGACCATTCCGCCGCACAAGGGCGTCGATCTGAATTCTGAGGGAATCCGCGAAGAGGTTGGCAAGGCTTCCGGCCTAAATGCCGTTCCTTCGAACTTCTCTACCGTTGGTCCGACCGTTGCGCAAGAGACGATTGATAACGCCGTGAAAGGTGTTGTGATCAGCTCGCTGCTGATCGTCTTCTACCTGGCGGCACGATTTGGTGTTGCGCTTGGTGGATTAAAGAACGGTCTCAAGTTTGGCCTTTCCGCTATCGGTGCCTTGGTCCACGACGTTCTGTTTGTGGTCGGTGTGGCTGGCGCGGTTGGTTCGATCTGGGGCTGGGAAGTCAGCGCGCTGTTTATCACGGCGATGCTCACTGTCATCGGTTTCTCGGTTCACGATACGATCGTGATCTTCGACCGAATTCGTGAAAACCTCCACCGTCCACAACCAGGCGAAACGTTCGAGCACCTTTGTGACCGATCGGTCACTCGGTCGTTCGCACGGTCGCTGAACACCTCGATGACGGTGATCGCGACTCTCGCGATCTTGGTTGCTTTTGGAACTGCGACGCCTGATCTCAAGTTCTTCTGCGTCACGATGCTTGCTGGAATTCTGTCTGGAACGTACTCGTCGATCTTCAATGCGACGCCAATTCTGTGGCTCTGGGATAAATCGACCGTGCGACGAAAGGGTGAGACCGCTGGATTCATCGGCGCCGCTGTTCAAGATCAAGCACGCATCCGAGCGATTCAGAACGCAGCTGTGGCAGAGACTGCCGCTGGCAACTATGGCACCGTGAAGCGACGCGACCGCGTCCGAGATCGAGCCCGAAAGGATATTGACTAA
- the accD gene encoding acetyl-CoA carboxylase, carboxyltransferase subunit beta, producing the protein MLFGRGRSSELDGAFVQCSGCKKTLFRREFEENLWVCPQCGHHHRLTHQQRIEITFDEGSFVEQDSELQSLDPLQFPDYRDKLEGAMKKTGINDSIICGMATIDGRKVSAAVADFHFMGGSMGSVAGEKITRTLERAADQKVPAVIFCASGGARMQEGLLSLMQMAKTTAAVGRCRSAGVPFIAVFTDPTMAGVLASYASVADIIIAEPRAQVGFAGARVSAQAQVSKVPDDFQKAEFVLRSGMIDKIVERRILKSTLGTLVKIFSEAVN; encoded by the coding sequence ATGCTCTTCGGACGCGGAAGATCCTCCGAACTCGATGGCGCTTTTGTGCAGTGTTCTGGTTGCAAAAAGACGCTATTCCGCCGCGAATTCGAAGAGAATTTATGGGTCTGTCCCCAATGCGGCCACCATCATCGCCTGACCCATCAACAGCGAATTGAAATCACCTTTGACGAAGGTAGCTTCGTTGAACAAGATTCTGAACTCCAGAGCCTAGATCCACTTCAATTTCCAGATTATCGCGACAAGCTCGAAGGCGCGATGAAGAAGACTGGGATCAATGACAGCATCATCTGCGGAATGGCCACCATCGACGGCCGAAAGGTCAGCGCGGCTGTTGCAGATTTTCACTTCATGGGCGGTTCCATGGGGAGCGTTGCAGGTGAGAAGATCACCCGCACCCTAGAGCGAGCCGCTGACCAAAAAGTGCCTGCAGTGATCTTTTGCGCCTCAGGTGGAGCGCGCATGCAAGAAGGCTTGCTCAGTTTGATGCAGATGGCAAAGACCACTGCCGCAGTTGGGCGGTGTCGATCTGCCGGAGTACCGTTTATCGCCGTCTTTACTGATCCCACCATGGCAGGTGTGTTGGCGTCTTACGCTAGCGTAGCGGACATCATCATTGCCGAGCCTCGCGCCCAAGTTGGATTCGCCGGGGCACGTGTCAGCGCCCAGGCCCAAGTGAGTAAGGTGCCGGATGATTTTCAGAAGGCGGAATTCGTGCTGAGAAGCGGCATGATCGACAAGATCGTCGAGCGACGGATTCTCAAGAGCACTTTGGGCACGCTAGTCAAGATCTTCTCGGAGGCGGTGAACTAA